The DNA sequence accttttagtttttttttgataattaaccaCAGTCCATAGTCACACACccatcttgtttttgacaagatTTGAATCCTCGATCTCTTGATAAAGAAAGCAAGGGAGATATTGTCAAAAACTAAACacctaaaaaaaataattcaaagtaTCAATTACGATCATGAGTTTTCAATCTACTGCAGTATTCAATTTTTGGCAGCAAAGCTGTTGCTTCATGTATGATTTGTTTCTTCTAATTGCAGTACTGAaaaaaagtattaataaaatttatctgcTTTTTGTTTGCTAAGCATTTATGTAGTTTCTTATAACTTCCGTTTGGTCATAGAAAGTGATTCCAAAGATTAGCCTGGGATTCCAGTAGGAAGTGTTACGCGTTTTCAGGAAACTACGATTCAGTAGCTGATAATGTGGCTCTGCAAGAACCCTAGGCAACTCTAACCAAGGAGCTTATTAAAAACACCTGTGGTGATACTATCTATTGTAATTACATAGCTAACAAAGATTTTAAACCCTTTAATTTCATTGTTTTAAAAACAGAACAGTAAAATGAGTCAATTGTGAACGAATCCTCAAAATTTCCTAGTTCCTCCATTCTCTATCAAGTCCCCAGAATGTCTGAACCCTTGTAAGCTATACTATTAAACAACCGTAACTTGCCAAATATGCATCTTAACATATTCATATCATATGTTTCGATCAAACTTAATGTAGTAATTCCACGAGTAACGACGTATAATGTAGTATACATAAACACGCTTCAAGGAATGAAAATGATGTATACAGATTAGTTGTTGGATATTACAAGACTGGATGTGATGGATTGTGATAACTCCTTTTTTCGTCGGGGGTTCCAATGCACTGTTCCGGGAAGCTCAGGTCGCGacctaacctgcaaaacaacgccgCACGGGGGGGTGTCCCGtgaagcgcctccggcgtgataatcagtgattGGAATGCTTGACAAGTAGGGTAATCAGAGAGCCGAAACTCTAAATGTGCGAGGTGTGATATGTGCTTTGTATGCTTTGAAGAGTGAATATTTGTGATAGCCCAGAGAGAGAATATTTAGAGATGAATATTCTGTGTGTTGTGAGCATGCTTGATACTAGTGAGGCCCCTCCCTTCATATGTGAAAAGGCCTGTATTTATAGTGTAGTCATGTGGACATTACAGAACAAATAGCATGTGCCGTGGTGTAGTGCAAATTTGACCATACCTTGCCACCATACTTTCTGTCATTGAGTTGTTGTACCTGCATGCTACAGTTGAGTCATTTATCACTCATGCCAAGTACAGTTGATTTGTCCTTTTACACATGGGTGTGGCGTGTGGTGTTTATCTTTACCTTTATTGCTCCCCTGCTTTATATCTAATTGTTTACCATATTTTGTCAAGTCtgtaaattaaatgataataatgcATGGTATTATCATTGCCCCCCTACTCCTTCCATTTGCTTTAGCGGATGGGAGGAGtaagtaaaaaagaaaatcGAGCTGGGACAAGTTTGAAGAAAAAtaagttgtttgggtgcttttCATGTGTTGGGTGCGAGCAAcacggaaaaagaaaattttgtgaatattttGATGGTTGCCCCCCAGTGTTGGTTGCGGACAACACTCGGGAAAGAGAAGATTTTGCGAAAAAATTGTGCTTGGTTGCCCCCCAGTGTTGGTTGCGGACAACATTCGGGAAAGAGAAAATTTTTGTGAAAAATTGGTGCTTGGTTGCCCCCCAGTGTTGGGCGCGGACAACACAGAAATAGgaattttttgtgaaaaaattgtgCTTGGTTGCCCCCCAGTGTTGGGCGCGGACAACACAGAAATAGgaattttttgtgaaaaaattgtgCTTGGTTGCCCCCCAGTGTTGGTTGCGGACAACATTCGGGAAAGAGAAAATTTTTGTGAAAAATTGGTGCTTGGTTGCCCCCCAGTGTTGGGCGCGGACAACACAGAAATAGgaattttttgtgaaaaaattgtgCTTGGTTGCCCCCCAGTGTTGGGCGCGGACAACACAGAAATAGgaattttttgtgaaaaaaaattgtGCTTGGTTGCCCCCCAGTGTTGGGCGCGGACAACACAGAAATAGgaattttttgtgaaaaaattgtgCTTGTATGAATTTTGTCTAAATGTGGGAGAATATTGCACGGATGCACAAGactaaaacatatatatgatGATAAAGCTGGTGTTGGTTGTAGCTAGCAAATACGTATAAAGTGGAGGATCTTGAGAGAGATTTCGGTGACGACATAATgagaagaaatataaaatagtaAGTAGTGCAGGATATAGCAGTCCATGAGTGATGGCAGTGTTAGATATGAATGGAGGTAGCGGACATAGGCATATTCTGTTGAACACACATACATGTGATTGTGAGCTATTGGAATAATTTATTCTGTTTATACAAGCTAGTAACTGAGGTGATGGGCCGGGATGAGGTGGCGGGCCCGGTAGGGGTCTGGGCTAATAACAGTAACAGATAGGATGGTTGGTGGCATGTGTTGGTGTGTGGTAGCGGGAGGCAGAATTGACACGAGGTGGCGGGAGGCTTTGATGGCGGTACAAGAGAGAACATAGGTGAAGGTAGCggacaaacatatatatatatatatatatatatatatatatatatatatatatacacatatattactACTGGTTGTGGTAGGTTACAGAGATTGCGGACTGTTGTTGAAGTGAGCTGTTTTGTATATTACTTAGTATGTACCGCTTTTATAATATTCAAGAATAAAGGTGGCGGGCCTAGTAAGGCTATGTGATGGGCTTGGCTAAGAGGTGACCTAAAAATGATGTTTGAGGAAGGGTGTTGTAGCGGCAGCCTGCAAGCGGCAATTTGTGATGAGCTTTGGTAGCGGTACAGGTGATATAACATGCATGGAGCCAGAAGAGTGTGAGTGGGGTAAAACGAAAAAGGAGagaaaactgaaaaataattattcagGCTCTGACTTGCAACTCTAGGTGAAGCTtactgaataatataatttgtgTGCTTCAAGTGGTAGCGGATAACATTTGGGggggaaaaataaaaatatttgacaaaaaattaaatttgttgttgtGCTCCACATTGTGAGAATAGTGATAAATATGCTggaaatatttaaaatgattgtttttgcaataaaattattattggacAGAGTAAATAAATCTGTAAAAATTGCAGGGCTTGATTTAATGCATTAAATGTGCAGTAATATTTTCTCCAAATGagcataatattttttgtacatTAACACTAAGAAACATGTGTCACAGCAACCCCTTACAAAAAGGGTAATTtgcaaaatttcagaaaatgcGAAACTGAATttgtttttgcttttttttttttttttgccttcgatagaaatttgtaaataaaagtGTGAGTTAATAAATGCAATGTgcaattttttgtattaaaatgtGGAAATGtttggcaaacaaacaaaattgtgATAAATATGCAAATATGCACTTAAAATTTTTGTGTAACGGAGCATTAACAATAGTGCATcttagaataaaaaataaatatgttgcGTCATGTGCTTTAAGGAATGAAgctgtaataattttttttttacaaataaattgAGTGATATGAATATTTTGcttcaacaaatatttttatgagataaaaaataattgttgaGAGAAAATAAAGTGAAATAAATAGAGCTGGAGGGTTgcagtaaaaaatatatagtattgtaaCACTGAACAAGAGTTTATGTGTCCGCgttaaatatatatgagataGGTTGACAACAAGAATGCATTATGTGGTGCTTAACCTTGGGTAGACGCAAAAAGAATTGGAAGGTAGCGGGCAAGTGGAGGTAGCGGGCAATATTAGTATACAGGAGGGGTGATGCTAGTTGGCAACAATTTTAACAATAACACTGACAGGGCATATCAAGACATATAAGTGATAAAGTGTGAAGCATGTTAATGAATAATAATGTGGATACATGTACTGTGATATTGGAAGCATAAAAAGTAAATGTAATCATGATAGATTGGTGAGCTGGCAGGATAATtgtgaatataaaaatatattgaaaaagaaaGAACCTGTGCCtcccaaatatataatatttgtatgtAGTGGTTTAGTTGTGTCCGTGGGAGAGATGAGCTTGGTCCGCCATCATGCTTCTtattaaataagagtaatttgtTGTGAGGACCCATAAGGTTGATATTCTTGCTTCATTGAATGTGGATGCTTCTAATTGCTGCAATAAAGGCGGaccaaaatttgtaaaaatagttGTACTACTTTTTTGCTTGCTTTTGTGATGTGTGCATGATGCTTTTgttgcttgcttttgtgagatgcatgATGCTTTTgttgcttgcttttgtgagatgcatgATGCTTTTTgttgcttgcttttgtgagatgcatgATGCTTTTTgttgcttgcttttgtgagatgcatgATGCTTTTTGTTGCTTGGTTTTGTAAGATGCGTGATGCTTTTTgttgcttgcttttgtgagatagATGCATGATGCTTTTTGCTTGTTTTGTGATATGTGCATGATGCTTTTGTGTTTGCTTTTATGAGATGTGTGTTGCTTTGTTGCTTGGTCACGGGACACGGTTGTGTGTTTCCTTGTTGCTTGGTTGCGGGACCTAGTTGTGTGTTGCATGTTGCTTGACTTCAGAGACATATATATGTTGCTTTTTTGTCCGCTTTTGAGAGATATTAGCATGTTGTTTATTTGCTTGGTTTGGCTTGGTGGTCCACTTGAAGAGTTGTATGTTGTCCCACTACAAAAGTGGTGTGATGCTCTATTTGAAAAATGGCATGGTGCTCCACTTTAAAAGTAGCATAGTGTCCATCTAGTGAAAATGAGATAACTCGATGTACCGCTTCCACTTGGAGTAGATTGTAATTTTTTGTGACCCTGCAGAGGTGATGAAGGTTTTTCTTAATGAAAAACGCCCCTTCCtggcgcgccaaatgataactccTTTTTTCGTCGGGGGTTCCAATGCACTGTTCCGGGAAGCTCAGGTCGCGacctaacctgcaaaacaacgccgCACGGGGGGGTGTCCCGtgaagcgcctccggcgtgataatcagtgattGGAATGCTTGACAAGTAGGGTAATCAGAGAGCCGAAACTCTAAATGTGCGAGGTGTGATATGTGCTTTGTATGCTTTGAAGAGTGAATATTTGTGATAGCCCAGAGAGAGAATATTTAGAGATGAATATTTTGTGTGTTGTGAGCATGCTTGATACTAGTGAGGCCCCTCCCTTCATATGTGAAAAGGCCTGTATTTATAGTGTAGTCATGTGGACATTACAGAACAAATAGCATGTGCCGTGGTGTAGTGCAAATTTGACCATACCTTGCCACCATACTTTCTGTCATTGAGTTGTTGTACCTGCATGCTACAGTTGAGTCATTTATCACTCATGCCAAGTACAGTTGATTTGTCCTTTTACACATGGGTGTGGCGTGTGGTGTTTATCTTTACCTTTATTGCTCCCCTGCTTTATATCTAATTGTTTACCATATTTTGTCAAGTCtgtaaattaaatgataataatgcATGGTATTATCAGATTGATATAAAGAAATGCAGATATTAATCTGTTGGCCAACGTAAGTTAGTAACCTCTGCCTCTTCGGTAATAACAAACAACTGTACTCTACTAATATTCACACAAGATTCTCCAGTCTGCAACAGCTTAATCCAAACCATAAAATCCAGATTCATGAACAGCGGAAAATGACTTATATAAGTTTTTCTTTTGCAGGACATTGTATCGGTACTCAGGACAGAGAGTTTGATCGTTTGGTGTGATTAATGTCGCGGTTGCTTCTTGATTGATTCGATCTTAGCATTTTGAAATCACAAAATAAAACTATTTCTGAAAACACAGAATTTATTATTTCCTCACGCATAtagtacaaataatatataatgaagatacaatTTCTAGCTAACTAGAATTTTACTTGATTATGTCTCCTAGATATAACAATATTTGCTCCATGGAAGGCCTGGCGTCCGGGGAATTATTTGTACATGCCAGAGCGATATCCAGAACCTTCAGGGCTTGCTTTCTGGCTTTCCCTGTTGTCGGAAACTCAAAAAACTGGCATTTGCcattcttgatttcttctttcttctctaTGATCTCATTTTTTGACTCGCTTGATGTATGCCCTGCTAGCAAGTCCAACAGGATAATCCCAAAGTTGTAAATGTCACATTTCTGGGAGAAAGAGTCAATGTATAACCTCGGCTGTGAATCCAGAGGAGGCTTCACTTGACAGATGTCGGAAACTTTTACTCTTTCAGCTAGTTGGACAAAGCCATAATCCGAAATGCTGGCATCAAAATCACAATTGATCATGACATTGGAGGACTTGATGTTACCATGGACATTTAAGATCAAGTGCTTCTCTTGGGATGGAGATTGTCCGTGTATGAAAGCAATGGCTCGTGCCATGTGAAAAACGATCTTAAGGCGTTGCTTCCAATCTAGAGCAGTGTGACCTAGTTCTCTGGCACCTGAACATTAAGTACAACATCATATGAGATTTAATGATAAGTACTTTCCGAACAACCCTAGAAATTATAGTTTATGTGATTACTTACCAGCAAGCAGATCCGCGAGGCTTCCCATAGGAAAGTAATGAGAAACAACAAACTTGATTCTCCTCGTGTAAAGATAGGAAGTGACAGGCACCAAATACTTACACTGCTTGCTAATCTCTGCTAGCCGCTGAATTCTTCTCCCGAACTCAATTCTCTTGACACTAACTTCCCTGAACCTCTTAAGAGAACAGACTTGACCTCCAAGCAGCACTACTTTCTCAATCATGCCTAGACGGCTCTGTCCAACAACTCCAACCGAACCCCTCAACACCTCTCTGAGGGTCAAGTGGATTGCACCAGGGACATCATTGCAATTCTTGAGTGGGGGATCATCCATGAAACCAATAATGCAGTCCTCGTACTCATGGATCGAGGCTGATCTGCAGCTGGTTTCGCCATACCTAAAGCTCTTTCGAGGGGTTGTGAAGGCTCTCGAGAGCATTTTCTTTAGGTGATGGACGTATGAAGGTAGCGAGGGGTGGAGTATATGTTGGCTACCATCTGGTCATTCATTGGTCTGATTCTCCAGAGACCTAGTTCTCatcgaaaaataatatatggtGGGGGaacaaaattgataaaaacaATGATCCCAGAAGATCCAAAATTTGGGTCTTTTAAATTACTTATAATTGTTTTGATCCTGTCAGATAATATTCACTGCATCATCACATCCTGATATGCAGATATGCAGAATATCTTTTCAAGGTGAAATGTGTACATTTCAAGAAAATCAGGACCTCTGATCAAAAAATCTAGAAGTAAATGATGCTTGTTTTTAGACTCACTTGTGTAATCTACATAATTGAGACAGTAAAAAGTCTGAGATATTTCCAACTTGAACATATGAAGGAACTTTATTACGTCCTTACCCCTCCAGAAGCTTACAAATTTAGCATATGTTGACATGTTGTCTTCAAGTCTTTGACAACTGGTTCAAACCAAAGATAAATTCTGAGGCCATGCCTGATCAGACATTAGAAAAGTTCACGTTAGCTTAACGAGCTACTCTATAATAAATGACCACGCACTGGCAGCGGCGGAGCTAGGTTTTCAAGTTAGGGTCCCGGATTAAAACAATCCGGAACCCCACTATCCGGATCCAGTGCGGGACTGACTACGTGTCAGCATTATTCATTCTCAGCCTTCTCGACTCTGGATATCACAAAAGATCGCCGTTGTTAGTTTGTCACAAGTCAGATTAGTTGCATGCCGAGTAACAACAGTTCTTAAGATGTGCATGAACATATCACTTCTCAACCGGCTTCATTTAGGTGCACAAAAATATGTCACTCCCTcggtctcaatttataggtcgctttcagaaaaaaaaaattgtcccaaaatacttgtctctctcttctttcaatacaaatttatctatatattaattgtgatttttttgaaactcaacattattctcatttctcaatgcactaaatctctatatttattgtgatttttttgaaactcgactatattctcacttatcaatgcactaattaatgatatatgagataagattctatctaaccaacttttttcctaatatgcgtgtttattccaaaatggacctataaattgaaaCGAAAGGAGTACTATTTTATTACTACAATTGCTATAGAAAAGGCATAACCCATTTATAATAATCTCAGTTTGCATCCACGAGAACAAAGGTGGAATAATGACACCCCGAATTCCACTGACCTTGTACTTTTCATTTCTGAATCCAACTGCTTCTCGTACATACTCGGAATGTTCCAATTTAGTAAATTGTATCCTCATTGGTTCCCGAGGACTTCTAATTTCCACTCAAATAAGCAACACACTCTCCACTTTCCAAGACCACTGAGAAAAGCAAAAGACATAACTTTACAATTTCTAAGCATTCACAAACAAGTGGACAGACGTACAGATAAATTGGAGAAGCTTTAATATATGCTCATCAAAAAATGATCACGAGCCGAGAAAGAGTGGATCAAGTAGAGAAGCTTTAATATGCGATTTAGTCTAGCATGATATACTTACTGTTCGACATCACTCATTTGTATTCAGCAAGACAACATGATATTGCTAGTGTCTAGTTTTCAAAAGAAATGAACTGGTAAGCTCATCAGTTGTATGCTAAGATCAGCACCACAACCATAAGCAATAATGACGAAACACTTGTGATTTAAAAAAAGGTTTTATACAACACGTGTTAACAACAAAATCGAACACATAATCGTCAAATTTTCTCAAGCATAGATATTTACAACACAAGTCCGGTCCAGTGTCTAGTGAATAAAACAAACATAGAGATTTGTTTACAAAGTGGAAGCAGAATGACACCTAATAATGAGCCAGTAAACAGTTTGCTGACGCAACAATTTAATACCATCTCCAGATAATTGAAGCATTGAACCACATTTGTACTTCCAAATATCAAAGAGAGCTTCCTTACATAGTTCAGACAGAACATCATTTACCCAAAACGACTGGAACTTCTAATCAGAACCTCAAACAAGTTTCTCAAATTCTGTCAATGGGCTCAGTTCGGTCTTGCACAGCCAAACGCTCAGAGACATCAGCCAGCGATTTTAAATTGCACTTTATCAAGGCCTCAACAAAGTAGCATGTTTCATCTTTCGTGTTTCCATCAGGTACATCCACCACAAATGATTCAATCACAACTGTGCCTGGTCTACCATCTACGATCTCAGGATGAACAGTAATTACTGAAGAGTAattctgcaaaaaaaaaaaaaaaaaaaggatgcaCACAGTTGTGATAACTAAAGTAATAAAAGCTAATAAAAACAGAGATATCCAAAACTACAAATAGAATATAGcatatcatatttattatataaatctgGTAGTCCTATCATGATCCTACTCAACTTAAaagcatatttttatttcatcCTGATAATAATA is a window from the Daucus carota subsp. sativus chromosome 8, DH1 v3.0, whole genome shotgun sequence genome containing:
- the LOC108198353 gene encoding probable inactive receptor kinase RLK902 gives rise to the protein MLSRAFTTPRKSFRYGETSCRSASIHEYEDCIIGFMDDPPLKNCNDVPGAIHLTLREVLRGSVGVVGQSRLGMIEKVVLLGGQVCSLKRFREVSVKRIEFGRRIQRLAEISKQCKYLVPVTSYLYTRRIKFVVSHYFPMGSLADLLAGARELGHTALDWKQRLKIVFHMARAIAFIHGQSPSQEKHLILNVHGNIKSSNVMINCDFDASISDYGFVQLAERVKVSDICQVKPPLDSQPRLYIDSFSQKCDIYNFGIILLDLLAGHTSSESKNEIIEKKEEIKNGKCQFFEFPTTGKARKQALKVLDIALACTNNSPDARPSMEQILLYLGDIIK